A region of Odocoileus virginianus isolate 20LAN1187 ecotype Illinois chromosome 11, Ovbor_1.2, whole genome shotgun sequence DNA encodes the following proteins:
- the PLCH2 gene encoding 1-phosphatidylinositol 4,5-bisphosphate phosphodiesterase eta-2 — protein sequence MEAPGDPGGLSRDQVERCMSAMQAGTQMVKLRGSSKGLVRFYFLDEHRSCIRWRPSRKNEKAKISIDSIQEVSEGRQSEIFQRYPDGSFDPNCCFSIYHGSHRESLDLVSPSGDEARTWVTGLRYLMAGISDEDSLARRQRTRDQYPHWLKQTFDEADKNGDGSLSIGEVLQLLHKLNVNLPRQRVKQMFKEADTDDHQGTLGFEEFCAFYKMMSTRRDLYLLMLTYSNHKDHLDAADLLRFLEVEQKMTGVTLESCRDIIEQFEPCPENKSKGAMGIDGFTNYTRSPAGDIFNPEHHCVHQDMTRPLSHYFITSSHNTYLVGDQLMSQSRADMYAWVLQAGCRCVEVDCWDGPDGEPIVHHGYTLTSKILFKDVIETINKYAFIKNEYPVILSIENHCSVIQQKKMAQYLTDILGDKLDLSSVSSEDATMLPSPQVLKGKILVKGKKLPANISEDAEEGEVSDEDSADEIDEDCKLLNGDASTNRKRVENIAKRKLDSLMKESKIRDCEDPSDFTVSTLPPPGKLGHKAEAKKLEEDVEIGEEAGTSRRNSRLLVGSFSKRKKKSSKLKKAASVEEGDEDLDSQVSQSRGAARQKKTMKLSRALSDLVKYTKSVGTHDVETEVASSWQVSSFSETKAQQILQQKPAQYLRFNQHQLSRIYPSSYRVDSSNYNPQPFWNAGCQMVALNYQSEGRMLQLNRAKFSANGSCGYVLKPQCMCQGIFNPNSEDPLPGQLKKQLVLRIISGQQLPKPRDSMLGDRGEIIDPFVEVEVIGLPVDCNKEQTRVVDDNGFNPMWEETLVFTVHMPEIALVRFLVWDHDPIGRDFIGQRTLAFSSMMPGYRHVYLEGMEEASIFVHVAVSDISGKVKQPLGLKGLFLRGPKPGSLDSHAAGRPLPRPSVSQRLLRRTASAPTKSQKPGRKAFPELVLGLQDMGSEGEAGDVAPSSPGPTPEAPTQEEPGSYSPREPRPFSMQRSVSSLCSLETIAEEPALGPGPLLPGATPPSHAPGGPQCSAGPSAHSASPPRAALGAPRPLQLRTGSQASAEPAPGSRQWACSTGAPAGACNGAPSGHIDGKGHPQALGHVPRRAKSEGQVPSESLGGRWPLAGPCPAVSLDATGGDRLWQRLEPGSHRGSVSSSSSLSSSDTVIELALPGLGLGLGCDSLPGTLGGRLPLRPCSAPVARLDPPAVTKSKSNPNLRAAGQLPVGPDGLQPPPLAPGPPWRRFPLAGLPDCTVAAKSKSLGDLTADDFAPRVESLGRSLGLAGERPAGRRARPDALTEQLRWLTGFQQAGDITSPTSLGPAGEGVVGAPGFLRRSSSRSQSRVRAIASRARQAQERQQRLRGPRGPPEEERGAPEGACSVGQEGCGDVLAPAKGATHQPLGAAATSLLLRF from the exons TGGAGCGATGTATGAGCGCCATGCAGGCGGGGACGCAGATGGTGAAGCTCCGGGGCAGCTCCAAGGGCCTGGTCCGCTTCTACTTCCTGGACGAGCATCGCTCCTGCATCCGCTGGCGGCCCTCACGCAAGAATGAGAAGGCCAAGA TCTCCATCGACTCCATCCAGGAGGTAAGCGAGGGGCGGCAGTCGGAGATCTTCCAGCGCTACCCTGACGGCAGCTTCGACCCTAACTGCTGCTTCAGCATCTACCATGGCAGCCACCGGGAGTCGCTGGACCTGGTCTCACCCAGCGGCGATGAGGCACGCACCTGGGTCACGGGCCTGCGCTACCTCATGGCCGGCATCAGTGATGAGGACAGCCTGGCCCGCCGCCAGCGCACCCGGGACCAATATCCTCAC TGGCTGAAGCAGACATTTGATGAAGCCGACAAGAACGGGGATGGCAGCCTGAGCATCGGCGAGGTTCTGCAGCTGCTGCACAAGCTGAATGTGAACCTGCCCCGGCAGCGGGTGAAACAGATGTTCAAG GAGGCAGACACGGATGACCACCAGGGGACACTCGGCTTTGAGGAGTTCTGTGCCTTCTACAAGATGATGTCCACACGCCGGGACCTCTACCTGCTCATGCTCACCTACAGCAACCACAAGGATCACCTGGATGCTGCTGACCTGCTGCGCTTCCTAGAGGTGGAGCAGAAG ATGACGGGTGTGACCCTTGAGAGCTGCCGCGACATCATTGAGCAGTTTGAACCCTGCCCAGAGAACAAGAGTAAAGGGGCAATGGGCATTGATG GCTTCACCAATTACACGCGGAGCCCCGCTGGTGACATCTTCAACCCGGAGCACCACTGCGTGCACCAGGACATGACACGGCCGCTGAGCCACTACTTCATCACCTCGTCTCACAACACCTACCTCGTGGGCGACCAGCTCATGTCCCAGTCGAGGGCGGATATGTACGCCTGGGTCCTGCAGGCCGGCTGCCGCTGTGTGGAGG TGGACTGCTGGGACGGGCCTGATGGGGAGCCCATCGTGCACCATGGCTACACGCTGACCTCCAAGATCCTCTTCAAAGACGTCATTGAGACCATCAACAAGTACGCCTTCATCaagaatga GTACCCAGTGATTCTGTCCATCGAGAATCACTGCAGTGTCATCCAGCAGAAGAAGATGGCCCAGTATCTGACTGACATTCTTGGGGACAAGCTGGACCTGTCATCAGTGAGCAGCGAGGATGCCACCATGCTGCCCTCTCCCCAGGTGCTCAAGGGCAAGATCCTGGTGAAG GGCAAGAAGCTCCCAGCCAACATCAGCGAGGATGCTGAGGAGGGCGAGGTGTCTGATGAGGACAGCGCAGATGAGATCGATGAGGACTGCAAGCTCCTCAATGGGGAT GCCTCCACCAACCGGAAACGTGTGGAAAACATTGCCAAGAGGAAACTGGATTCCCTAATGAAGGAGTCCAAGATTCGGGACTGCGAGGACCCCAGCGACTTCACCGTGTCCACGCTGCCCCCACCTGGCAAGCTTGGGCACAAGGCAGAGGCCAAAAAG CTCGAGGAGGACGTGGAGATCGGGGAGGAGGCTGGAACCAGCCGTCGGAACAGCCGGCTCCTCGTGGGCAGCTTCTCCAAGCGCAag AAAAAGAGCAGCAAGCTGAAGAAGGCGGCCAGTGTGGAGGAGGGGGACGAGGACCTGGACTCGCAAGTCAGCCAGAGCCGGGG GGCCGCCCGGCAGAAGAAGACTATGAAGCTGTCTCGGGCCCTCTCGGACCTGGTCAAGTACACTAAGTCTGTGGGCACCCACGACGTGGAGACGGAGG TGGCGTCCAGTTGGCAGGTGTCCTCCTTCAGCGAGACCAAGGCTCAGCAGATCCTGCAGCAGAAGCCGGCGCAGTACTTGCGCTTCAACCAGCACCAGCTCTCGCGCATCTACCCCTCCTCCTACCGCGTGGACTCCAGCAACTACAACCCGCAGCCCTTCTGGAACGCCGGCTGCCAGATGG TCGCCCTGAACTACCAGTCGGAGGGGCGTATGCTGCAGCTGAACCGGGCCAAGTTCAGCGCCAACGGCAGCTGTGGCTACGTGCTCAAGCCTCAGTGCATGTGCCAGG GCATCTTCAACCCTAACTCCGAGGACCCCCTGCCTGGGCAGCTCAAGAAGCAGCTGGTGCTGCGGATCATCAGTGGTCAGCAGCTGCCCAAGCCGCGGGACTCGATGCTGGGGGACCGAGGGGAG ATCATCGACCCCTTCGTGGAGGTGGAGGTCATCGGGCTCCCGGTGGACTGCAACAAGGAGCAGACCCGAGTGGTGGACGACAACG GATTCAACCCCATGTGGGAGGAGACCCTGGTGTTCACGGTGCACATGCCTGAGATAGCGCTAGTACGCTTCCTCGTCTGGGACCACGACCCCATTGGGCGTGACTTCATCGGCCAAAGGACGCTGGCCTTCAGCAGCATGATGCCAG GCTATCGGCACGTGTACCTGGAGGGGATGGAAGAAGCCTCTATCTTTGTCCACGTGGCCGTCAGTGACATCAGTGGTAAG GTCAAGCAGCCTCTGGGCCTAAAAGGCCTGTTCCTCCGAGGCCCAAAGCCCGGCTCCCTGGACAGTCATGCTGCTGGGCGGCCCCTGCCCCGGCCCTCCGTTAGCCAGCGGCTCCTGCGGCGCACGGCCAGCGCCCCAACCAAGAGTCAGAAGCCAGGCCGCAAGGCCTTCCCAGAGCTGGTCCTGGGCCTGCAGGACATGGGCTCTGAGGGGGAGGCTGGCGATGTGGCACCCTCCagccctggccccaccccagagGCCCCAACCCAGGAGGAGCCGGGCAGCTACAGCCCCCGAG aGCCCCGCCCCTTCTCCATGCAGAGGTCGGTCTCCTCGCTGTGCAGCTTGGAAACCATTGCCGAGGAGCCAGCCCTGGGTCCCGGCCCCCTACTGCCTGGGGCAACTCCCCCCAGCCATGCCCCTGGAGGGCCCCAGTGCTCTGCAGGGCCCAGTGCCCACTCGGCAAGCCCCCCAAGGGCGGCTCTGGGAGCTCCCAGGCCCCTCCAGCTCCGGACAGGGAGCCAAGCGAGCGCTGAGCCAGCCCCGGGAAGCAGGCAGTGGGCGTGCAGCACTGGGGCCCCTGCTGGGGCCTGCAACGGGGCCCCCAGCGGCCATATAGACGGCAAGGGCCACCCCCAGGCTCTGGGTCACGTGCCCAGAAGGGCCAAGAGCGAGGGGCAGGTGCCCTCGGAGTCTCTGGGTGGACGGTGGCCCCTGGCCGGGCCCTGCCCCGCCGTGTCGTTAGATGCCACTGGAGGGGACCGGCTATGGCAGCGGCTGGAGCCAGGCAGCCACCGCGGCAGCGTGTCCTCGTCCTCCAGCCTGTCATCCAGTGATACGGTCATCGAGCTCGCCCTgccaggcctgggcctgggcctgggctgcGACAGCCTCCCAGGGACCCTGGGGGGACGTCTGCCCTTGCGGCCCTGCTCAGCCCCGGTTGCCCGCCTGGACCCACCCGCTGTGACCAAGAGCAAATCCAACCCCAACCTGCGGGCTGCCGGCCAGCTGCCTGTGGGGCCCGACGGGCTGCAGCCCCCGCCCCTGGCCCCAGGGCCGCCCTGGCGCCGCTTCCCCCTGGCAGGCCTCCCGGACTGCACTGTGGCTGCCAAGTCTAAGAGCCTCGGGGACCTGACTGCAGACGACTTCGCTCCCCGCGTGGAGAGCCTGGGCCGCAGCCTGGGCTTGGCTGGAGAAAGACCGGCCGGGCGGAGGGCGCGGCCGGATGCCCTGACGGAGCAGCTGCGCTGGCTCACAGGGTTCCAGCAGGCCGGGGACATCACATCGCCTACCAGCCTGGGCCCTGCCGGGGAGGGTGTGGTGGGTGCCCCGGGCTTCCTGCGGCGCTCCTCCTCCCGCAGCCAGAGCCGCGTGCGCGCCATTGCCAGCCGGGCCCGCCAGGCTCAGGAGCGGCAGCAGCGGCTGCGGGGTCCGCGGGGGCCCCCGGAGGAGGAGCGGGGTGCCCCTGAGGGCGCCTGCTCTGTGGGCCAAGAGGGTTGTGGGGATGTGCTGGCCCCTGCCAAGGGCGCCACCCACCAGCCCTTAGGTGCTGCCGCCACCAGCCTTCTGCTCCGATTCTGA